The genomic DNA CCCACCCAAAAGTATAGGATATTGTGTAACAACTATACAGAAGTTACATCTCATATGATGATTCGCATGGTATACTTGTATCATTCATATACAATGACACAAAGAGGATAGAAAATGAAAGAGTTTATTGAAGTGTATCAAGAAAATCAGGAAGATATTGAAAAGTTTATTATGACAACATTAAGAAACAATGGATCGATCTTAACAGAGAAAGCAAAGAATTATAAAAAGACTTTTCAAACATTTCCTTCGATGGAACTACTCTATATCACGGATAAAGACTTTAATCAAACCTCTCCAAATATTTCCAGAAGTAAAACAGATGAATCGGAAGTAGGTAAAAACAGATCCTATATGAGTACAAAAGTGATGCAAAAAGATGAAGAGTTTTCCATTAGTACTCCCTACATCAGTTCTGCAACGGGGCATACGTGTATTACAGTGATGAAAAAAGAAGAGGATCAGTATATTTTTATTGATTTTACACTCTCGGGTTTACTCGGAAGGCTCGGTCTTGTAGAATTAAATCCGGCGTTTAATAGTTTTACCCAGTTCTTTTATAAAGCAGTAGGTTTTTCACTCATGGCCTTTGCTTTTTTTGCCATTATGTATGCATTAGTCGGATATGCTTCAAGTATATTGGTGGAAGGGAATTTCTCTCTTGATTCACTCTTTAAACCTATTGTTGCACTCACTTTGGGGCTTGCTATTTTTGACCTGGCCAAGACGATATTGGAGAGAGAGGTTTTTTTCAAAAATTATAGTAAAGAAGATGAAGATGCAAATGTCTTAACAAAGTTTTCTATCGCGATCATAATCGCACTCTCTATCGAAGCATTGATGGTAGTCTTTAAGATCGCCTTACATGATTATTCTCAGATGGTACATGCACTCTATCTTATCTTGGGTATTGCACTCATTATTATATCTTTGGGAGTCTATAGTTTTTTATCTAAAAAATAAACGGTTTGATTGGATCTGACATGGAGTTACATGCAAAATGGGATGAATCGTATGAAGCGTTGAATATTAGCTTTCTTCATAGATTCCTCAAACGTTACTGTGATGCTGATTCTCTCCATCACAGAAGATAAAATATAGCAAAATTCCATTACCTTTTATCCCCAATTTGCTATAATCAAACAATTTCAGAAAGAAGGTATATCTCATGTCTACTATAGCACAAGCAAAAATCTTTTTTGGTTCCGCCGAAGAGAATAAAGAAGTACAGCAGGAACGAAAGAGTCCTTTTGATAGTGCGGTCGTAAGTTCAGCACCGGTCTGTGATGCAGAGGATACGCTTAAAGCGCTTGATATTGCCAAGGCTGCAAGTAAAGCAGCAGCAAGATCTCCATTGTCTCAGCGTATCTTGTGGTTGGAGGATGTGGCTAAAAGACTGATGGAAGAGAAAGAAGCCTTTGCTTTGATGTTGGCTAAAGAAGTAGCAAAACCCATCGCATTTTCACGCATTGAGGTAGAGCGATGTGTAGAAACGATCAAGATCACAGCTATGGAACTTGCAAATCTTGCAGGTGAAACACTCCCTACAGATATAATGCCCAGCGGAAAGAAAACATTGGCGTATTTTAAGCGAGAACCTGTAGGGGTTGTTGCGTGCATTACACCGTTTAATTTTCCTCTGAACCTTGTAGCACACAAGATAGCACCGGCACTGGGAGCAGGAAATGCAGTGGTACTCAAACCAACACCTGAAGCACCTATGACAGCTTATATGTTTGCAAAGCTTTTTGTAGATTCAGAGTATGCGATCAAAGATGCACTCTCTGTGGTGTATGGTGATGCTGAAGTAGGTTCGGCACTGGTGCAAAGTAATATTCCAAGGGTCATTAGTTTTACAGGTTCAGTACCTGTAGGAAACATTATTACCAAACAGGCGGGGATCAAGAAGGTAAGCCTTGAACTAGGCGGTAATGCCGCAACCTACATCGATAAAAGTGCAGACCTGGCGCTTGCAGCAGCACGTTGTGCATTTGGTGCTTTTTACAACTCCGGACAAGTGTGTATCTCTCTTCAGCGTATCTATGTGAATGAAGAAGTGTATGATGCATTTGCAGAACTGATCGCACAAGAGACAAAAAAGCTGAAAGTGGGTTCACCTTACGAAGAAGATACATTTATGGGACCACTGATAGATGAAGAGTCCAGAGAGAGAGCAAAATCATGGATCGCATCGGCTAAAGATGAAGGGGCAAAAGTCATTGCAGGCGGTGAAGAAGTAGAGGGGATATTCCCTCCGACAGTGATGGCAGATGTGACAGATGATATGAAGATCATTTGTGAGGAAGTTTTTGCTCCTATCGTCAGTTTGGTAGCTGTAGCAGATTATGAAACTGCTGTAGAAAAGATGAATGACTCACCGTACGGTCTGCAGTTTTCTATCTTTACGAATGATCTGAAAATGACACAGCAATTCATAGAAGATGCAGAATGCGGAGGTGTAGTGGTCAATGACATTCCAACACTCCGTTTTGATGTACAGCCTTATGGGGGTGCAAAACTTTCAGGTGTAGGAAGAGAAGGTCCGAAGTGGGCACTTGAAGAATTCACTGAAATCAAATCAGTTGTCATTTGTTAGGTATGAGTGGTAATTTTTACCTTACAACATTTAGTTTGAATGTGATACTCTTCATAATCAATTAAACAAGAGAAAATTAAAAAAAGGATCTTTATGGATGTTATGTTTCAACCAGGCTTTTTAGGAACGAGAGCACCGTTATTTATGGATATTGTATCCGTCATTGTGGCATTGTTGCCTTTTCTCATATACGGCGCGATCATGCTCGCAAAGAAAAAGAATTACACTGCACATGAAAAGGTGCAGAAACTTCTTTTTATCGTTTCTGTACTCGTAGTAGGGTTTTTTGAGTATGGTGTCCGTATGGAGGGTGGTTATAAAAATCTGATGGAAGGTAGTTCCGTATCACATGATTATCTTTTGTATGTGCTTATTTTTCATATTATTATCTCAGTTGTCACATTGTTTTTGTGGATCATCACACTCTATCGTGGAAATCGCTATAAAAGACAATCTACACTTCCGGGACTCTATTCTCAATCACATAAAAAAGATGGACAACGCACTTTTATAGGTATTATATTGACCATGTTGACAGGTGCATGGGTCTATGCATTGCTCTTTGTATTTTAATGATGAAAAATGTCGCAATTTCCGCTTGTCTTTTAGGTGAAAAATGTCGATATGATGCTACGGACAATAGAGATGAAGCGCTTTTAAAAAAGCTTCAGGGCATGGA from Sulfurovum xiamenensis includes the following:
- a CDS encoding aldehyde dehydrogenase family protein, which produces MSTIAQAKIFFGSAEENKEVQQERKSPFDSAVVSSAPVCDAEDTLKALDIAKAASKAAARSPLSQRILWLEDVAKRLMEEKEAFALMLAKEVAKPIAFSRIEVERCVETIKITAMELANLAGETLPTDIMPSGKKTLAYFKREPVGVVACITPFNFPLNLVAHKIAPALGAGNAVVLKPTPEAPMTAYMFAKLFVDSEYAIKDALSVVYGDAEVGSALVQSNIPRVISFTGSVPVGNIITKQAGIKKVSLELGGNAATYIDKSADLALAAARCAFGAFYNSGQVCISLQRIYVNEEVYDAFAELIAQETKKLKVGSPYEEDTFMGPLIDEESRERAKSWIASAKDEGAKVIAGGEEVEGIFPPTVMADVTDDMKIICEEVFAPIVSLVAVADYETAVEKMNDSPYGLQFSIFTNDLKMTQQFIEDAECGGVVVNDIPTLRFDVQPYGGAKLSGVGREGPKWALEEFTEIKSVVIC
- a CDS encoding DUF420 domain-containing protein codes for the protein MDVMFQPGFLGTRAPLFMDIVSVIVALLPFLIYGAIMLAKKKNYTAHEKVQKLLFIVSVLVVGFFEYGVRMEGGYKNLMEGSSVSHDYLLYVLIFHIIISVVTLFLWIITLYRGNRYKRQSTLPGLYSQSHKKDGQRTFIGIILTMLTGAWVYALLFVF